The Deltaproteobacteria bacterium genome includes a region encoding these proteins:
- a CDS encoding ATP-binding protein has translation MIKRIAHLSLASKTSCFLWGPRQTGKSTLLRERFPDSKRYDLLLSEEYRRLLHQPSLLREECLSLLKRGELKDRLIILDEVQKIPDLLDEIHWLIENKGIRFILCGSSARKLKRGHGNLLGGRAVRYELFPLVFPEIPEFSLMTALNHGLLPPHYASDMARQRLEAYVGDYLKEEITAEAVTRNIPGFSRFLEMAALANGEITQFTNIARECGVSLPTVKTYYQILEDTLIGRFVPAFQKRPKRRVILTPRFYLFDVGVVGSLTRRGQVEPGSELFGRAFKHFLFMELSAHSRYSGLLYPISYWRTASQLEVDFVLGDCQVALEVKGTPFAHSNHLKGLIAFGEEYKTKRRILVSCDPKPRLVSSQIEILPWKIFLEDLWAGKIIR, from the coding sequence ATGATTAAAAGAATAGCCCATTTATCTCTGGCATCAAAAACCAGTTGTTTTTTATGGGGTCCCCGCCAAACAGGGAAAAGCACTCTGCTCAGGGAAAGGTTTCCCGACTCAAAGCGATATGATTTGCTTCTTTCCGAGGAGTATCGACGCTTGTTGCATCAACCTTCCCTGCTCCGTGAAGAATGTCTGTCCCTGTTAAAACGTGGAGAATTAAAGGACCGCCTCATCATTTTGGATGAAGTTCAAAAGATTCCCGATCTCTTGGACGAAATTCATTGGCTGATTGAGAACAAGGGAATTAGATTCATTCTCTGCGGATCAAGCGCCCGGAAATTAAAAAGGGGCCATGGGAATCTTCTAGGGGGCAGGGCGGTCCGTTATGAACTCTTTCCCTTGGTTTTCCCCGAGATTCCCGAATTTTCCTTAATGACGGCCCTGAATCACGGTCTGCTTCCTCCTCATTACGCAAGCGATATGGCGCGTCAACGCCTCGAAGCCTACGTGGGAGATTACCTGAAAGAAGAGATTACCGCCGAGGCAGTGACCCGGAATATCCCAGGATTCAGCCGATTTTTGGAAATGGCGGCTTTAGCCAATGGGGAAATCACCCAGTTCACTAATATCGCCCGGGAATGCGGGGTCAGTTTGCCAACGGTAAAGACGTACTATCAAATTTTGGAAGACACCTTAATCGGAAGATTTGTGCCTGCCTTTCAAAAAAGGCCCAAACGCCGGGTTATCTTGACTCCCCGGTTTTATTTATTCGATGTCGGTGTGGTCGGATCCCTGACTAGACGTGGACAAGTCGAGCCGGGATCGGAACTCTTTGGAAGGGCCTTTAAGCACTTTCTTTTTATGGAATTATCCGCGCACTCCCGATACTCGGGGTTGCTTTACCCGATCAGCTATTGGCGGACCGCCTCTCAATTAGAAGTTGATTTTGTCCTCGGCGACTGCCAAGTTGCCTTGGAAGTAAAGGGAACACCTTTCGCCCATTCCAACCATCTAAAAGGGCTGATTGCCTTTGGTGAGGAATATAAAACAAAGCGTCGCATATTGGTCAGTTGTGACCCAAAACCTCGATTAGTTTCGAGCCAGATAGAAATCCTTCCCTGGAAAATTTTTTTGGAAGATCTTTGGGCCGGAAAGATCATCCGTTAA
- a CDS encoding ABC transporter substrate-binding protein → MKLKLSAVSLGVLLVMLLTYGPSQGADKSPIRIAYLQNDIHQLACWVALEKDFYAQEGLDVKVAGIFKAGPELMSAFAAGALDVGYVGMAPATTAVANKAARVVVLAQVNGEGSALVVKKDSKLQAMTDLKGKTVAVPGHATVQDFLLRKALTQINLTPQQTHIMVIKPPEMIGALRGGDIDGFIAWEPFPARAVTMEVGRVLMASQAIWKDHPCCVLAADARFLESRAEEAKKMVRAHVRATDFINQNPGEARQIGIKYTGMDEKTVSLAMKNVKYTYLLNVEAEKEYLHFLNQWKYIRVEDVQAFTAQFIHLQILSDVLKR, encoded by the coding sequence ATGAAACTGAAATTATCCGCCGTCAGCCTGGGGGTTTTGCTGGTGATGCTGTTGACCTATGGCCCATCGCAAGGCGCTGATAAGAGTCCCATCCGCATCGCTTATCTCCAAAACGATATCCACCAATTGGCCTGCTGGGTGGCTTTGGAAAAAGATTTTTATGCCCAGGAAGGACTGGACGTAAAAGTGGCCGGTATTTTCAAGGCCGGACCGGAATTGATGAGCGCCTTTGCCGCCGGGGCCCTGGATGTGGGCTATGTGGGGATGGCCCCGGCCACCACGGCCGTGGCCAACAAAGCGGCCAGGGTGGTGGTTTTGGCCCAGGTCAACGGCGAGGGTTCGGCCCTGGTGGTCAAGAAGGACTCCAAACTACAGGCCATGACGGACCTGAAAGGCAAAACCGTGGCCGTGCCCGGCCATGCCACGGTCCAGGACTTTCTTCTCCGCAAGGCCCTGACCCAAATAAACTTAACGCCGCAGCAAACCCACATCATGGTGATCAAACCCCCGGAAATGATTGGGGCCTTACGGGGCGGGGATATAGACGGCTTTATCGCCTGGGAACCTTTTCCGGCCAGGGCCGTCACTATGGAAGTCGGCCGGGTCTTAATGGCCTCCCAGGCCATCTGGAAGGACCATCCCTGCTGCGTCCTGGCGGCCGATGCCAGGTTTTTGGAAAGCCGGGCGGAGGAGGCCAAAAAGATGGTTAGAGCCCATGTGCGGGCCACGGATTTTATCAATCAAAACCCCGGGGAGGCCCGGCAGATCGGGATAAAATACACCGGCATGGATGAGAAGACCGTCTCCCTGGCCATGAAAAATGTAAAATATACCTATTTACTGAATGTCGAAGCCGAAAAGGAATATCTCCATTTTCTGAACCAGTGGAAGTATATCCGGGTGGAGGATGTCCAGGCCTTTACCGCCCAGTTTATCCATCTTCAGATCCTGAGTGATGTGCTGAAAAGATGA
- a CDS encoding ABC transporter permease, with protein sequence MNRERVLPPLLLVLIWQGLSFLGIIPDYKLPSPVQVLAGLYELVSTGMPPGHLLPYHLLFSLYRVGLGFVIAAALAVPLGLLLGWSRRLKMIISPLLEMIRPIPPLAWIPIAILWFGIGIQSAAFIIFLGAFFPILLNTISGVVSINPTLIEAARTLQARDKDIFTKVLLPGSVPSIFVGLRIGVGIGWMTLVAAEFTGVREGYGLGYMIMTARDIQRPDEIIAGMLVIGMIGLLIDMGLRMVEARIVRWR encoded by the coding sequence ATGAACCGGGAACGGGTCCTACCACCCCTCTTATTGGTCCTGATCTGGCAGGGCCTCTCTTTTCTGGGTATTATTCCCGATTATAAACTTCCGTCCCCGGTCCAGGTGCTGGCCGGACTGTATGAACTGGTTTCCACGGGTATGCCTCCTGGACACCTTTTGCCTTACCACCTCCTTTTCAGTCTTTACCGCGTGGGACTGGGCTTTGTCATCGCCGCAGCCCTGGCTGTTCCTCTGGGCCTATTGCTGGGCTGGTCAAGGCGCTTAAAAATGATCATCAGCCCTCTCTTGGAAATGATCCGGCCTATCCCGCCCCTGGCCTGGATCCCCATCGCCATCTTATGGTTCGGTATCGGCATCCAGTCAGCGGCCTTTATCATTTTTTTAGGGGCCTTTTTCCCGATCCTGCTCAATACCATTTCCGGGGTGGTCTCCATCAATCCCACCTTGATCGAGGCCGCCCGGACCCTCCAGGCCAGGGATAAGGATATCTTTACCAAGGTCCTGCTGCCCGGTTCCGTCCCTTCCATCTTCGTCGGCTTGAGGATCGGAGTGGGCATCGGCTGGATGACCCTGGTGGCCGCTGAATTTACCGGGGTCCGGGAGGGCTATGGCCTGGGATATATGATCATGACCGCCCGGGATATTCAACGGCCCGATGAAATCATCGCCGGCATGCTGGTCATCGGAATGATCGGCCTTTTGATCGATATGGGGCTGAGGATGGTAGAAGCCCGGATCGTCCGTTGGCGATAA
- a CDS encoding ABC transporter ATP-binding protein, whose amino-acid sequence MVLKLADLGKTFPGKNPGEWIPVLDNINCSIEAGQFVSIVGSSGCGKTTLLRIIAGLEKASRGRVFLNGREVQEVTEQIGLVFQEYALFPWRTTAANIQMGLEIKGVDKSERERSAGEYIRAFGLQGFEDHYPRELSGGMQQRVAIARTLIMNPRVVLMDEPFASLDSQTRNDLQEFLLSVWQKRGDTVVFVTHNVEEAVFLSDQIIILSRRPARIERVLQVESPRPRDRTDPEFNTLRRTILQELKKQKLF is encoded by the coding sequence TTGGTTTTAAAATTGGCCGATCTTGGAAAAACTTTTCCCGGGAAAAATCCGGGGGAATGGATTCCCGTTCTCGATAACATCAATTGTTCCATTGAGGCCGGGCAGTTCGTCTCGATCGTCGGCTCCAGCGGCTGCGGCAAGACCACGCTTCTTCGGATTATTGCCGGTCTGGAAAAGGCCTCCCGTGGCCGGGTGTTTTTAAACGGCCGGGAGGTGCAGGAGGTGACGGAACAGATCGGCCTGGTCTTTCAGGAATATGCCCTTTTCCCCTGGCGGACCACTGCGGCAAATATTCAAATGGGCCTGGAAATAAAAGGGGTGGATAAAAGCGAACGGGAGCGGTCGGCCGGAGAATACATCAGGGCCTTCGGCCTCCAGGGGTTCGAAGATCACTATCCCCGGGAACTCTCGGGCGGCATGCAGCAACGGGTGGCCATTGCCCGGACCCTGATCATGAACCCCCGGGTGGTGTTGATGGATGAACCTTTTGCCTCACTGGACAGTCAAACCCGCAACGATCTGCAGGAATTCCTGCTTTCGGTCTGGCAAAAGAGGGGAGACACGGTGGTCTTTGTGACCCACAACGTGGAAGAGGCCGTTTTCCTGAGCGACCAGATTATCATCCTATCCCGCCGGCCGGCCCGCATTGAACGGGTTTTACAGGTGGAAAGCCCCCGCCCCAGAGACCGGACCGATCCGGAATTCAATACCCTGCGGCGGACCATCTTGCAGGAGTTAAAAAAGCAAAAATTGTTTTGA
- a CDS encoding flavodoxin family protein — MKIIGVSCSPRKGKTTFYALDQCLQAVKETWPEMDTALWELADLKFGGCLACGQCAKGLKCSQEDDFGPIVTGLADPDVIGLIVATPVYLGTMTSQCKAFLDRCVPLRRNGFLLHNKVGGVIAVGGVRNGGQDLTIQAVQASMLVQDMVIVSDGRPTAHFGGTVWSGHPEGVGHDAFGLTTARNLGKRVAEVALKLHL, encoded by the coding sequence ATGAAAATTATCGGTGTAAGCTGCAGCCCGCGAAAAGGAAAAACGACCTTTTATGCCCTGGATCAATGTTTACAGGCGGTCAAAGAAACATGGCCTGAAATGGACACCGCCCTTTGGGAATTGGCCGACTTAAAATTTGGAGGATGCCTGGCCTGCGGCCAATGCGCCAAGGGATTGAAATGCAGTCAGGAGGATGATTTCGGGCCCATCGTAACCGGCTTGGCCGATCCCGACGTGATCGGTCTGATTGTGGCCACACCGGTCTATCTGGGAACCATGACTTCCCAATGTAAGGCCTTTCTGGATCGTTGTGTCCCCTTACGCAGAAACGGCTTTCTCCTGCACAATAAAGTGGGCGGGGTCATCGCCGTGGGCGGGGTCCGCAATGGCGGGCAGGATCTTACCATTCAGGCCGTTCAGGCTTCCATGTTGGTCCAGGACATGGTTATCGTCAGTGACGGCCGGCCCACCGCTCATTTCGGTGGAACGGTCTGGAGCGGGCACCCTGAAGGGGTCGGCCATGATGCCTTTGGTCTCACTACGGCCAGAAACCTGGGGAAACGGGTGGCTGAAGTAGCCCTGAAGTTGCACCTGTAA
- a CDS encoding MSMEG_0568 family radical SAM protein, giving the protein MFRQIVTELQSLGLRYEGPVLNRSGGAGPAEGGSILLNGKAVCVPYSGPYVADSPFCLKEEGGQVLLFKGDQSIGPVDLIKRPGFYDWETSENIPYSRIALLHGRDCLATTILQTCVNWREAQPCRFCGIELSLKNHQTIPRKTPEQLAEVAQNARELDSVRQVVLTTGRAIQAGEEIDHLARCATAVKKSSGLPIQAQVLPPSDLEGLDRLKEAGVDSVGLHIESFDFDVLARVAPFKAGIGLGRYVQAWKKAMELFGPNQVSSFLIVGLGEGEGSVISGSEFLADLGVFPFIVPFRPIPGSMMETVRPPDPQKMVRIYEAVSEILKRKGLTMDLQKAGCVRCGACSAMGFFEQPIDPLICHPARGQEELDQALQIRNQVFVKEQGLFEQTDADQNDDRSTHLVAELEGRIIGTVRVFPNENKGHWIGGRLAIKREHRHSGAGELLVREAVGYVKKQGCRRFTAHIQKENVPFFSRLGWKAIGTVFAFHEKPHQLMEADLENHPVLHLIKRSR; this is encoded by the coding sequence ATGTTTAGGCAAATCGTAACCGAACTCCAAAGCCTCGGCCTTCGCTATGAAGGCCCTGTCCTCAACAGGTCCGGCGGTGCGGGACCGGCCGAGGGTGGAAGTATTCTTTTAAACGGGAAAGCGGTCTGTGTCCCTTATAGCGGTCCCTATGTGGCCGATTCGCCCTTTTGCTTAAAAGAAGAGGGGGGGCAGGTTTTATTATTCAAGGGAGATCAATCCATAGGTCCGGTAGACCTGATAAAAAGGCCGGGTTTTTATGATTGGGAAACCTCGGAAAATATTCCCTATTCCAGGATCGCCCTGCTTCATGGTCGGGACTGTCTGGCCACGACCATCCTGCAAACCTGTGTTAACTGGAGAGAGGCACAACCCTGCCGTTTTTGCGGCATTGAATTGTCTTTAAAGAATCATCAAACCATTCCCAGAAAAACCCCCGAACAATTGGCCGAGGTGGCCCAAAATGCCAGGGAACTGGACTCGGTCCGGCAGGTGGTCCTGACTACCGGCCGGGCAATTCAGGCCGGGGAAGAAATAGACCATCTGGCCCGCTGTGCCACAGCCGTCAAGAAAAGCAGCGGATTGCCCATCCAGGCCCAGGTTCTGCCGCCGTCGGACCTGGAAGGGCTTGACCGACTCAAAGAGGCCGGTGTGGATTCGGTGGGTCTCCACATCGAGAGTTTTGATTTCGATGTCCTCGCCAGGGTGGCCCCGTTCAAAGCCGGGATCGGCTTGGGGCGATATGTGCAGGCCTGGAAAAAGGCCATGGAGCTTTTCGGTCCTAATCAGGTGAGCAGTTTTTTGATCGTCGGGCTGGGGGAGGGGGAAGGCTCGGTGATTTCGGGTTCCGAATTTCTGGCCGACTTAGGGGTCTTTCCCTTTATCGTCCCTTTCCGGCCCATCCCCGGATCGATGATGGAAACCGTCCGGCCTCCTGACCCCCAAAAAATGGTCCGCATCTATGAGGCCGTATCTGAAATTCTAAAAAGAAAAGGGCTGACCATGGACCTGCAAAAGGCCGGTTGCGTGCGCTGCGGGGCCTGCTCGGCCATGGGATTTTTTGAACAGCCCATCGACCCTTTGATTTGTCATCCGGCCAGGGGCCAGGAAGAATTGGATCAGGCCCTTCAGATCCGCAACCAGGTCTTTGTTAAGGAGCAGGGGCTTTTTGAGCAAACCGACGCTGATCAAAACGATGACCGGAGCACCCACCTGGTGGCCGAACTGGAAGGCCGGATCATCGGTACGGTCCGGGTCTTTCCGAATGAGAATAAAGGCCACTGGATCGGCGGCCGGCTGGCCATAAAGAGGGAACATCGCCATTCCGGTGCCGGGGAACTCCTGGTCCGGGAAGCGGTTGGCTATGTCAAAAAGCAAGGTTGCCGGCGATTCACCGCCCACATCCAAAAAGAAAACGTGCCTTTCTTCTCCCGCCTTGGCTGGAAGGCCATCGGAACGGTCTTTGCATTCCATGAAAAACCCCACCAGCTTATGGAGGCGGATCTGGAGAATCACCCCGTTTTACATTTGATTAAAAGGAGCAGATAA
- a CDS encoding CoA-acylating methylmalonate-semialdehyde dehydrogenase yields the protein MAVKRLKYCVNNEWRESETAKYMPVTNSSTGEIMAEAPCCTVGEVESAVAAAKAAFPGWSSKPVQQRIALMFRFRELLDAHLEELTLSVSMELGKNLDEARGDILKSIEVVELACAAPVLMQGDALMNVSTGHDTVMYREPVGVFAGIVPFNFPAMIPFGWMIPLCITLGNTFVLKAASLTPQTSMGRVLELLIEAGLPPGVVNIVTCSRDEAGLLLKHPDIRGISYVGSTSVGLHVYSTAAAHGKRVQALCEAKNHALVLRDAALERSALGIINSTFGCAGMRCMALPVLCVEEACADEFMGYLVKFAKQRKVGCAYHPDTELGPVVSAEHKKSVIEWINKGVAEGAELVLDGRDIVVPGFENGHFIGPTIFDHVKPGMSIGDSEIFGPVTCVKRVQDFEEGLAIMNANRFANGSAIFTQNGHYAREFARRTHAGMVGVNVGIPVPISYFPFAGHKDSFFGDLHIMGRDGVAFYTEAKCVTSRWFGEEEKKETTISTWEGTINRK from the coding sequence ATGGCCGTCAAACGTTTAAAGTATTGTGTCAATAACGAGTGGAGGGAATCAGAAACCGCCAAATATATGCCGGTGACGAATTCCAGCACCGGGGAGATTATGGCCGAGGCCCCCTGTTGCACCGTTGGAGAAGTGGAAAGTGCCGTAGCGGCGGCTAAAGCGGCCTTTCCGGGATGGTCGAGCAAGCCCGTACAACAGAGGATCGCCCTGATGTTCCGCTTCCGTGAGCTTCTCGATGCCCATCTGGAAGAGTTGACCCTCTCGGTTTCCATGGAACTGGGCAAAAACCTGGATGAAGCTCGGGGGGATATCCTCAAAAGTATCGAGGTGGTGGAGCTGGCCTGCGCCGCTCCGGTGCTCATGCAGGGGGACGCCCTGATGAACGTTTCCACCGGCCACGATACCGTCATGTACCGCGAACCGGTGGGTGTTTTTGCCGGGATCGTACCCTTCAATTTTCCCGCCATGATTCCCTTCGGCTGGATGATTCCGCTGTGCATCACCCTGGGCAACACCTTTGTCCTGAAGGCGGCCAGTTTGACGCCCCAGACCTCTATGGGGCGTGTTCTGGAGTTGCTCATTGAAGCCGGGTTGCCGCCCGGAGTGGTGAACATCGTGACCTGCAGCCGCGATGAAGCGGGATTGCTCCTCAAGCACCCCGACATCCGGGGGATTTCTTATGTGGGCTCCACCTCGGTGGGTTTACATGTTTACTCCACAGCCGCGGCCCACGGGAAAAGGGTTCAGGCCCTCTGTGAGGCAAAAAACCACGCCCTGGTTTTACGCGATGCCGCCTTGGAACGCTCTGCCCTGGGGATTATCAATTCGACCTTCGGATGCGCCGGGATGCGCTGTATGGCCTTGCCGGTTCTCTGTGTCGAAGAGGCCTGTGCCGATGAGTTCATGGGGTACCTGGTCAAGTTCGCCAAACAGCGCAAGGTCGGATGCGCCTACCATCCCGATACGGAACTGGGACCGGTGGTATCCGCCGAACATAAGAAATCCGTCATCGAGTGGATCAATAAGGGGGTCGCCGAGGGTGCGGAACTGGTCCTTGACGGGCGGGACATTGTCGTTCCCGGATTCGAAAACGGTCACTTTATCGGTCCCACTATCTTCGATCACGTCAAGCCGGGGATGAGCATAGGCGACTCCGAGATTTTCGGACCCGTGACCTGCGTCAAGCGGGTGCAGGACTTCGAGGAAGGCCTGGCGATCATGAACGCCAATCGCTTTGCCAATGGGTCCGCCATCTTTACCCAGAACGGCCATTACGCCCGGGAATTTGCCCGGCGGACCCATGCCGGCATGGTCGGCGTGAATGTGGGCATTCCCGTGCCCATCTCCTACTTCCCTTTCGCCGGTCACAAGGATTCGTTTTTCGGCGACCTGCACATCATGGGTCGCGACGGTGTCGCCTTCTATACGGAGGCAAAATGTGTGACCTCGCGCTGGTTTGGTGAAGAGGAGAAGAAGGAAACCACCATCAGTACCTGGGAAGGAACGATCAACCGCAAATAA
- a CDS encoding type II toxin-antitoxin system HicB family antitoxin translates to MIDFDYSLIIEATKEPDYFGFYSPDLSGFSGIGHSVEDCLYKAKWGMIEHVHLLKEQGLPVPPKNENPKIIIQNEESLKAA, encoded by the coding sequence ATGATTGACTTTGATTATTCATTGATAATTGAGGCAACAAAGGAACCTGATTATTTTGGATTCTATTCCCCTGACTTGTCGGGCTTTTCCGGTATAGGGCATTCAGTTGAAGATTGTCTTTATAAAGCAAAATGGGGAATGATTGAACACGTCCACTTGTTAAAAGAACAAGGGTTGCCTGTCCCTCCGAAAAATGAAAATCCAAAAATTATCATCCAAAATGAAGAATCTTTGAAAGCTGCCTGA
- a CDS encoding type II toxin-antitoxin system PemK/MazF family toxin has protein sequence MMIRRGEIYFVELMPTKGREQAGYRPVLVVSADAINRQPLVITVVVGTKASNVTHDYPTNVRVSANETGLPEDTVFLCFQIRSLDRSRFIDSRTGKANLVGTMPPKKMAAVEQALKAVLDIP, from the coding sequence TTGATGATTAGGCGGGGAGAAATTTATTTTGTGGAGTTAATGCCGACCAAAGGACGCGAACAGGCAGGGTATCGCCCGGTTCTGGTGGTATCGGCTGATGCCATTAATCGTCAACCTTTGGTTATTACCGTGGTGGTTGGAACCAAGGCTTCTAATGTCACCCATGACTATCCTACCAATGTAAGAGTCAGCGCCAACGAAACCGGCTTGCCCGAAGATACGGTTTTTCTCTGTTTCCAGATTCGCTCTCTGGACCGGTCGCGTTTTATCGATTCCCGTACCGGAAAGGCCAATTTAGTCGGGACCATGCCCCCTAAAAAAATGGCGGCCGTTGAACAAGCCCTTAAAGCGGTCTTAGATATTCCTTAG